From a region of the Mercurialis annua linkage group LG1-X, ddMerAnnu1.2, whole genome shotgun sequence genome:
- the LOC126665877 gene encoding uncharacterized protein LOC126665877, whose translation MKRRFKEKQIEIAKMAPCDGGSSKKITPILLLLFSLLSMPSISVAYRPGDIVPMSKMGQYHSSRTLWQDIIGKHCPIFAVNREVLIPIQKPTGFTGADPYKISLQVGREKFLVPWLFLLNRKSSEVPMIDMHLRYSVGDLHGVTAKIVDMPHHYVEIHPNIRKQFWDPQHWPKHVLVRYTWEEQSEIDVTSGFYVLFGSGLMLSFILSIYILQSSRDKLARFVRETVAESNVPVGGVAKVE comes from the exons ATGAAAAGGAGATTTAAAGAGAAGCAAATTGAGATTGCAAAAATGGCTCCTTGCGATGGAGGAAGCAGCAAAAAAATTACACCGATCTTATTACTCTTGTTTTCTCTACTGTCAATGCCTTCAATTTCTGTTGCTTACAGACCTGGAGACATCGTTCCCATGAGTAAAATGGGTCAATACCACTCG TCGAGAACTCTTTGGCAAGATATCATCGGTAAACATTGCCCTATTTTTGCAGTTAATCGCGAG GTTTTGATTCCTATACAAAAGCCAACTGGCTTCACTGGTGCTGATCCATACAAAAT ATCGCTTCAAGTTGGAAGAGAAAAGTTTTTAGTTCCGTGGCTTTTTCTGTTAAATCGGAAAAGCTCTGAGGTTCCGATGATTGATATGCATTTG CGGTACTCAGTAGGTGATCTACATGGAGTCACAGCCAAAATTGTTGATATGCCTCACCACT ATGTAGAAATCCATCCGAATATTCGTAAACAATTCTGGGACCCTCAACATTGGCCTAAACATGTTCTTGTAAGATACACATG GGAGGAACAATCAGAGATAGATGTGACTTCTGGATTCTATGTCTTGTTTGGATCAG GGTTGATGCTGTCGTTTATTCTCTCTATCTACATCTTGCAGTCATCAAGGGACAAATTAGCAAG GTTTGTGAGGGAGACTGTTGCAGAAAGCAATGTTCCTGTCGGAGGAGTGGCAAAAGTTGAATGA